One stretch of Variovorax sp. 54 DNA includes these proteins:
- a CDS encoding ROK family protein gives MRACVDIGGTKVAVSLSASSDAPLIGRRSEPTAKTGSNDAVAVQILRLIDEVCAEQGVDPASIDRVGVSSTGPFELHDGMVELATPNICGGIAGPSRGLPNNWMTAIVEAPLARRFARVRVENDAVAALEAERHWGALKGLDNCAYATWSTGVGVGLCVDGKALRGKNGNAGHAGHSFVVDDDSDALCGCGNLGDVEALAGGNSIAHRFGQPAADLFTAAAAGDAAALEKADALCRVIGRMLYNLVITLDLQRISLGGSVFWHHRDFVLPRLQAQVDGKLPPLTRGVLLVPAGLGDKVGDYAALALLD, from the coding sequence ATGAGAGCCTGCGTAGACATCGGCGGCACCAAGGTGGCCGTGAGCCTTTCCGCTTCGAGCGACGCGCCGCTGATCGGCCGCCGCAGCGAGCCCACCGCCAAGACCGGCAGCAACGACGCCGTGGCGGTGCAGATCCTGCGGCTCATCGACGAGGTCTGCGCCGAGCAGGGCGTCGACCCGGCGAGCATCGACCGCGTGGGCGTGTCGTCGACCGGGCCCTTCGAGCTGCACGACGGCATGGTCGAGCTGGCCACGCCCAACATCTGCGGCGGCATCGCAGGCCCCTCGCGCGGGCTGCCCAACAACTGGATGACGGCCATCGTCGAGGCGCCGCTGGCGCGCCGCTTCGCCCGCGTGCGCGTCGAGAACGACGCCGTGGCCGCGCTCGAGGCCGAGCGCCATTGGGGCGCGCTGAAGGGGCTCGACAACTGCGCCTACGCCACCTGGAGCACCGGCGTGGGTGTGGGCCTGTGCGTCGACGGCAAGGCACTGCGCGGCAAGAACGGCAACGCCGGCCATGCGGGCCACAGCTTCGTGGTCGACGACGACAGCGACGCGCTGTGCGGCTGCGGCAACCTGGGTGACGTGGAAGCGCTGGCCGGCGGCAATTCGATCGCGCACCGCTTCGGCCAGCCCGCGGCCGATCTGTTCACGGCCGCCGCGGCCGGTGACGCCGCTGCGCTCGAGAAGGCCGATGCGCTGTGCCGCGTGATCGGCCGCATGCTCTACAACCTGGTCATCACGCTCGACCTGCAGCGCATCAGCCTGGGCGGCAGCGTGTTCTGGCACCACCGCGACTTCGTGCTGCCGCGGCTGCAGGCGCAGGTCGACGGCAAGCTGCCACCGCTCACGCGCGGCGTGCTGCTGGTGCCCGCCGGGCTCGGCGACAAGGTGGGCGACTACGCGGCCTTGGCCTTGCTCGACTGA
- a CDS encoding aminotransferase-like domain-containing protein: MDSLPLYRQLAAHYVDAIHAGSLKAGDKLPSLRSLMRLHDISLSTALQVCRAMESEGWVEARDRSGYFVRRPQRLAIAAMEEPVSGLPPDPAQFVNMRTRMANFMARGRLNDVKLNFAISRAAPELYPAEALRNAMTRALRQRPELLTTASSQKGHEQFRQVVAQRNLRVGMTVAPDDVLVTNGCIEALNLALRAIAKPGDTVAVESPTFYGLLQVLESLGLRGLEIPTSPQTGISLEALDLAIHTYDDIKAVVVVPHLQNPIGSVMPDAHKQRLVQMCENHGIALVEDDTYSDLVETEVPLRAIKSWDRTGNVVYCASLHKVLAPGLRLGWITAGRWHAQVEMLKYAQTRNNEALAQIAAGEIIASGGYDRHLRRLRERLHTQRDQTADAIARYFPAGTRLNLPRGGFQLWVELPDRLSSVAVFEAALREHMLVAPGAQFSNASRFDHYLRINCGWPFSEAVDAGLRRLGQIVDEGCAAQKNPPASATVRPSRASVQSSKAKAA; this comes from the coding sequence ATGGATTCGCTACCGCTCTACCGCCAGCTCGCGGCGCACTACGTCGACGCGATCCACGCCGGCTCGCTCAAGGCCGGCGACAAGCTCCCGTCGCTGCGCAGCCTGATGCGGCTGCACGACATCAGCCTGTCGACCGCGCTGCAGGTCTGCCGCGCCATGGAAAGCGAAGGCTGGGTCGAGGCGCGCGACCGCTCCGGCTACTTCGTGCGCCGCCCGCAGCGGCTGGCCATCGCGGCCATGGAAGAACCCGTGTCCGGCCTGCCGCCCGACCCGGCACAGTTCGTCAACATGCGCACGCGCATGGCCAACTTCATGGCGCGCGGGCGGCTCAACGACGTGAAGCTCAACTTCGCGATCTCGCGCGCCGCCCCCGAGCTCTACCCCGCCGAGGCGCTGCGCAACGCCATGACGCGCGCGCTGCGCCAGCGCCCCGAGCTGCTGACCACCGCCTCCTCGCAAAAAGGCCACGAGCAGTTCCGCCAGGTCGTGGCCCAGCGCAACCTGCGCGTGGGCATGACCGTGGCGCCCGACGACGTGCTGGTCACCAACGGCTGCATCGAGGCGCTGAACCTCGCGCTGCGCGCCATCGCCAAGCCCGGCGACACCGTCGCCGTCGAATCGCCCACCTTCTACGGCCTGCTGCAGGTGCTCGAAAGCCTGGGCCTGCGCGGACTGGAGATTCCCACCAGCCCGCAGACCGGCATCTCGCTGGAAGCGCTCGACCTGGCCATCCACACCTACGACGACATCAAGGCCGTGGTGGTGGTGCCGCACCTGCAGAACCCCATCGGCAGCGTGATGCCCGACGCCCACAAGCAGCGGCTGGTGCAGATGTGCGAAAACCACGGCATCGCGCTGGTCGAGGACGACACCTACAGCGACCTGGTGGAAACCGAGGTGCCGCTGCGCGCCATCAAGTCCTGGGACCGCACGGGCAACGTGGTGTATTGCGCGTCGCTGCACAAGGTGCTGGCGCCGGGCCTGCGGCTGGGCTGGATCACGGCCGGGCGCTGGCATGCGCAGGTCGAGATGCTCAAGTACGCGCAGACGCGCAACAACGAGGCGCTGGCGCAGATCGCCGCGGGCGAGATCATTGCCAGCGGCGGCTACGACCGCCACCTGCGCCGGCTGCGCGAACGCCTGCACACGCAACGCGACCAGACGGCCGACGCCATTGCGCGCTACTTCCCGGCCGGCACGCGGCTCAACCTGCCGCGCGGCGGCTTCCAGCTGTGGGTGGAGCTGCCCGATCGGTTGTCGTCGGTGGCGGTGTTCGAGGCGGCCCTGCGCGAGCACATGCTGGTGGCGCCGGGCGCGCAGTTCTCGAACGCCTCACGCTTCGACCACTACCTGCGCATCAACTGCGGCTGGCCTTTCAGCGAAGCGGTCGATGCGGGGCTGCGGCGGTTGGGGCAGATCGTCGACGAAGGCTGCGCGGCGCAGAAGAATCCGCCGGCGTCAGCGACGGTCAGGCCGTCGCGCGCTTCTGTTCAGTCGAGCAAGGCCAAGGCCGCGTAG
- the glmU gene encoding bifunctional UDP-N-acetylglucosamine diphosphorylase/glucosamine-1-phosphate N-acetyltransferase GlmU codes for MNQTPQQSNQGPVDVVIMAAGKGTRMKSKLPKVLHRLAGRALLAHVTDTAARIGARHVVVVTGHGAEQVEAAIKATAVNAAALGFARQEPQLGTGHAVQQATPQLPDDGTVVILSGDVPLIAEDTLRTLIAASGGERLALLTIELDDPTGYGRIIRTTAGGEVTAIVEHKDATEAQRAVREINSGVMAAPARLLKGWLARLDNKNTQGEYYLTDIVKFAADDHVPVVAHVTTDALQVAGINSPAQLAALERAWQLRQANALMEQGVRLADPARFDLRGTLSCGADVDIDVNCVFEGTVSLGEGVRIGANCVIANVRIEAGAVIHPFTHIDGEKAGVTVGAGALVGPFARLRPGAQLGAEVHIGNFVEVKNSTLAAGAKANHLAYLGDATVGERVNYGAGSITANYDGANKHRTVIEADVHVGSNCVLVAPVTIGAGGTIGGGSTVNKSTEPGALTVARGKQVSFANWKRPQKLPKN; via the coding sequence ATGAATCAGACTCCGCAGCAGAGCAACCAGGGACCGGTCGACGTCGTCATCATGGCGGCCGGCAAGGGCACGCGCATGAAGAGCAAGCTGCCCAAAGTGTTGCATCGTTTGGCCGGCCGCGCATTGCTGGCCCACGTGACCGACACCGCCGCGCGCATCGGCGCGCGCCATGTCGTGGTCGTGACGGGCCACGGCGCCGAGCAGGTCGAAGCCGCCATCAAGGCCACGGCCGTGAACGCCGCCGCGCTCGGCTTCGCGCGCCAGGAGCCCCAATTGGGCACCGGCCATGCCGTGCAGCAGGCCACGCCGCAGCTGCCGGACGACGGCACCGTCGTCATCCTGTCGGGCGACGTGCCGCTGATCGCCGAAGACACGCTGCGCACCCTCATCGCCGCCAGCGGCGGCGAGCGGCTCGCGCTGCTGACCATCGAACTCGACGACCCCACGGGCTACGGCCGCATCATCCGCACCACGGCGGGCGGCGAGGTGACGGCCATCGTCGAGCACAAGGACGCGACCGAGGCGCAGCGCGCCGTGCGCGAGATCAACAGCGGCGTGATGGCCGCGCCCGCGCGGCTGCTCAAGGGCTGGCTCGCGCGGCTGGACAACAAGAACACGCAGGGCGAGTACTACCTGACCGACATCGTGAAGTTCGCGGCCGACGACCACGTGCCGGTGGTGGCGCACGTCACGACCGACGCGCTGCAGGTGGCGGGCATCAACAGCCCGGCCCAGCTCGCGGCGCTGGAACGCGCGTGGCAGCTGCGCCAGGCGAATGCGCTGATGGAACAGGGCGTGCGCCTGGCCGACCCGGCGCGCTTCGACCTGCGCGGCACGCTGAGCTGCGGCGCTGACGTCGACATCGACGTCAACTGCGTGTTCGAAGGCACGGTGTCGCTGGGCGAAGGCGTGCGCATCGGCGCGAACTGCGTCATTGCCAACGTGCGCATCGAGGCGGGCGCGGTGATCCACCCCTTCACCCACATCGACGGCGAGAAGGCCGGCGTGACGGTGGGCGCGGGCGCGCTGGTCGGCCCCTTTGCGCGGCTGCGGCCCGGTGCCCAGCTGGGCGCCGAGGTGCACATCGGCAACTTCGTCGAGGTCAAGAACTCCACGCTGGCGGCGGGCGCCAAGGCCAACCACCTGGCCTACCTGGGCGACGCCACGGTGGGCGAGCGCGTGAACTACGGCGCGGGCAGCATCACGGCCAACTACGACGGCGCCAACAAGCACCGCACCGTGATCGAGGCCGACGTGCACGTGGGCAGCAACTGCGTGCTCGTGGCGCCCGTGACGATCGGCGCGGGCGGCACCATCGGCGGCGGTTCGACCGTGAACAAGTCGACCGAGCCCGGCGCGCTGACCGTGGCGCGGGGCAAGCAGGTCAGCTTTGCCAACTGGAAGCGCCCGCAGAAGTTGCCGAAGAACTGA
- a CDS encoding DUF6279 family lipoprotein — protein MRFSSRIRCAGLGRIIGVLLLAAALGACSTVKLAYNNLPELSYWWLDGYFDFDGAQTPKVRDELAQLLAWHRQNELPRIIGLLQEAQGLASAEVTPAQACQLADQVRERLLAVTERAEAASADFVLSLSEAQLQQLERKYAKNNTEYRKDWLDRSPAQVHEKRYDQFLDRQEDFYGRLTTEQRALLRQQVAQSVFSPRLAYEERRLRQQEALVLLRGFLGANGAPRTSPVEARAALHAYILRIADPPPGPWRDQQQALLQEGCRNLAALHNTTSATQREQAVRRLQAYQSDLRQLVAAR, from the coding sequence ATGCGCTTTTCTTCCCGGATTCGTTGTGCTGGACTGGGCCGAATTATCGGCGTGCTGCTGCTGGCCGCTGCCCTGGGGGCTTGCAGCACGGTCAAGCTCGCCTACAACAACCTGCCCGAACTGAGCTACTGGTGGCTCGACGGCTACTTCGACTTCGACGGCGCCCAGACCCCCAAGGTGCGCGACGAGCTCGCCCAGCTGCTGGCCTGGCACCGCCAGAACGAGCTGCCGCGCATCATCGGCCTGCTGCAGGAAGCCCAGGGCCTGGCGTCGGCCGAGGTGACGCCGGCCCAGGCCTGCCAGCTGGCCGACCAGGTCCGCGAGCGCCTGCTCGCCGTCACCGAGCGTGCCGAGGCCGCCAGCGCCGATTTCGTGCTGAGCCTGAGCGAGGCCCAACTGCAGCAGCTCGAGCGCAAGTACGCGAAGAACAACACCGAGTACCGCAAGGACTGGCTCGACCGCAGCCCCGCGCAGGTGCATGAAAAGCGCTACGACCAGTTCCTCGACCGGCAGGAAGACTTCTACGGCCGCCTCACGACCGAGCAGCGCGCGCTGCTGCGCCAGCAGGTCGCGCAGTCGGTGTTCAGCCCGCGCTTGGCATATGAAGAGCGGCGCCTGCGCCAGCAGGAGGCGCTGGTGCTGCTGCGGGGCTTTCTCGGCGCCAATGGTGCCCCGCGCACCTCGCCGGTCGAGGCCCGCGCCGCGCTGCATGCCTATATCTTGCGCATCGCCGATCCACCGCCCGGCCCGTGGCGCGACCAGCAGCAGGCGCTGCTGCAGGAAGGCTGCCGCAACCTGGCGGCGCTGCACAACACCACCAGCGCCACGCAGCGCGAGCAGGCGGTGCGCCGGCTGCAGGCCTACCAGAGCGACCTGCGGCAGCTGGTGGCCGCGCGCTGA
- a CDS encoding DUF2917 domain-containing protein, which yields MSTAVCTNESLASLSRSNRTAAIPPAVRRGAWQIAPGEAMSLKARSASVLRVKQGRVWVTPDATAHGPSEDIVLAPGESLTVAAGQRIVMEAWDGYGATYVWDPV from the coding sequence ATGTCCACCGCCGTCTGCACCAACGAATCGCTCGCTTCCCTGTCCCGCTCCAACCGCACCGCGGCCATTCCGCCGGCCGTGCGCCGTGGCGCCTGGCAGATTGCGCCCGGCGAGGCGATGAGCCTGAAGGCGCGGTCGGCGAGCGTGCTGCGCGTCAAGCAGGGCCGCGTGTGGGTCACGCCCGACGCCACCGCCCACGGCCCCAGCGAAGACATCGTGCTGGCCCCGGGCGAGTCGCTCACCGTGGCCGCCGGCCAGCGCATCGTCATGGAAGCCTGGGATGGCTACGGTGCCACCTACGTGTGGGACCCGGTCTGA
- a CDS encoding LysR substrate-binding domain-containing protein — MQHSQTHLRSRPISAGHLRAFEAVARHLNFRAAAEEMALTQSAVSRQIQSLEEEVGVSLFLRHTRAVELTSAGAQLLLSVQQALPRIDMAVRQIRQSAGRKSVALTTFASFASMWLIPRLEAFQRDNPEIDIRIDASDIAVDLDVADVDIALRYGPPEVMPAGAVRLFGENLTPVASPWLIKSNPPIKTPADIARFTLIEAGDAHRTHLEWLTWRRWFEVNGMERAQPKRWLYFNYAYQMVQAALTGQGVVLARNSLVAESLANGDLVEVLPQHRLDSPMAYWLISGPRNALRPEIKAFSDWLEAQAAVTRETVGEVPDPDTVDNLD; from the coding sequence ATGCAACATTCGCAAACCCACCTGCGTTCCCGCCCCATTTCCGCGGGGCACCTGCGGGCCTTCGAGGCGGTGGCGCGGCACCTCAATTTCCGCGCCGCGGCCGAGGAAATGGCGCTCACGCAGTCGGCCGTGAGCCGGCAGATCCAGTCGCTCGAGGAAGAGGTGGGCGTGTCGCTGTTCCTGCGCCACACGCGGGCGGTCGAGTTGACCAGCGCCGGGGCGCAGCTGCTGCTGTCGGTGCAGCAGGCGTTGCCGCGCATCGACATGGCGGTGCGGCAGATCCGCCAGAGCGCGGGGCGCAAGAGCGTGGCGCTCACCACCTTTGCCTCGTTCGCCTCGATGTGGCTGATTCCGCGGCTGGAAGCCTTCCAGCGCGACAACCCCGAGATCGACATCCGCATCGACGCCAGCGACATCGCGGTCGACCTCGACGTGGCCGACGTGGACATCGCGCTGCGCTACGGCCCGCCCGAGGTCATGCCCGCCGGCGCCGTGCGCCTGTTCGGCGAAAACCTGACGCCGGTGGCGAGCCCGTGGCTCATCAAGAGCAATCCGCCGATCAAGACGCCGGCCGACATCGCCCGCTTCACGCTCATCGAGGCCGGCGACGCGCACCGCACGCACCTCGAATGGCTCACGTGGCGGCGCTGGTTCGAGGTGAACGGCATGGAGCGCGCCCAGCCCAAGCGCTGGCTCTACTTCAACTACGCCTACCAGATGGTGCAGGCCGCGCTCACCGGCCAGGGCGTGGTGCTGGCGCGCAACTCGCTGGTGGCCGAGAGCCTGGCCAACGGCGACCTGGTCGAGGTGCTGCCGCAGCACCGCCTCGATTCGCCGATGGCCTACTGGCTCATCTCGGGGCCGCGCAACGCGCTGCGGCCGGAGATCAAGGCCTTTTCCGACTGGCTGGAGGCGCAGGCCGCCGTCACGCGTGAAACGGTGGGCGAGGTGCCCGACCCCGACACCGTCGACAACCTCGACTGA
- a CDS encoding 5-formyltetrahydrofolate cyclo-ligase: MDKSKDADTSATASFLKGQLRKALIEQRLALPDRLARADLLQRVMRIWLVGRPDTVIGAYWPIKGEFDPLPALHRWKEDGELMEETQRRRIGLPVIDKVHKTLTFHAWYPGCQMEEDAYGIPKPKDTELIVPTLLFVPCVGYSAGGYRLGYGGGFYDRTLAALEPRPFTVGLGFTNGFLEDFEPETHDLPLDAILNDNGVVWPTS; the protein is encoded by the coding sequence ATGGACAAGTCAAAGGATGCCGACACCTCGGCCACGGCGAGTTTTCTGAAGGGTCAACTGCGAAAGGCACTCATCGAGCAACGCCTGGCGCTGCCCGACCGCCTCGCGCGGGCCGACCTGTTGCAGCGTGTGATGCGGATCTGGCTGGTCGGCCGGCCCGACACCGTGATCGGCGCCTACTGGCCGATCAAGGGCGAATTCGACCCGCTGCCCGCACTGCATCGCTGGAAGGAAGACGGCGAGCTCATGGAAGAAACGCAGCGCCGCCGCATCGGACTGCCGGTGATCGACAAAGTTCACAAGACGCTCACCTTCCATGCCTGGTACCCGGGCTGCCAGATGGAGGAAGACGCCTACGGCATTCCCAAGCCGAAGGACACCGAACTGATCGTGCCGACCCTGCTGTTCGTGCCCTGCGTGGGCTACAGCGCGGGGGGCTACCGGCTGGGCTACGGCGGTGGCTTTTACGACCGCACGCTGGCGGCGCTGGAGCCCCGGCCGTTCACGGTGGGCCTGGGCTTCACGAACGGCTTTCTCGAAGACTTCGAGCCCGAGACGCACGACCTGCCGCTCGATGCCATCCTGAATGACAACGGCGTCGTCTGGCCGACCTCCTGA
- a CDS encoding lytic transglycosylase domain-containing protein — protein MQFPSILASARAHPRRGAPALVFSAVLALAALLSQQPAAAQNNTNDDVLVQMKQAFQRGDKARLTALLPQARGHALEPWAAYWELKARLQEAAPNEVQDFYARYPNTYQEDRLRNDWLLLLGQRRDWDGFAANIAGFRMGDDAQVRCYAVLVDTLRTGTATQAQADEVRRNWFAQKDSDDGCLTAADRMVAARLMSTNDAWKKARLAIEANRPAAARGAVTIAAPDALPLFEEVNASAAKFLTGRAFVAAKSRKELVVLALIKIAVADPDQGAAQLDSKWSPMLSAEERNWVWGTIGRAAANKLSPMAVSYFGNVTKNSDLSDDMLGWRVRAALRASQWKDVALAINAMSDAAQQDPTWVYWKARALSSAGGDERRAQARELYTSIAGTRGFYEMLALEELGQRVVAATRPAPLTPEEKNAARTNPGLQRGLQAIGMGLRSEGTREWNYATNLHDKGGMDDRALLAAADLACQREVWDRCINTSERTKGVIDVEQRFPMPFHDTVLRKSQDIGLDPAYVYGLIRQESRFIMDARSGVGASGLMQVMPATARWTARKIGLTDFTPGQINDRETNITIGTNYLKLALDDFDGSMALAAAAYNAGPGRPRNWRNGPVIDAAIWAENVPFSETRDYVKKVLANTTNYAAIISGKPQSLKERLGRVGPRNAAEPEPNKDLP, from the coding sequence ATGCAGTTCCCAAGCATTTTGGCATCCGCGCGCGCTCATCCGCGTCGCGGCGCGCCCGCCCTGGTTTTTTCCGCCGTTCTCGCACTCGCCGCGCTGCTGTCGCAACAGCCCGCCGCCGCGCAGAACAACACCAACGACGACGTGCTGGTCCAGATGAAGCAGGCCTTCCAGCGCGGCGACAAGGCCCGTCTCACGGCCTTGCTGCCCCAAGCGCGTGGCCACGCTCTCGAACCTTGGGCCGCCTACTGGGAGCTCAAGGCCCGCCTGCAGGAAGCCGCGCCCAACGAGGTGCAGGACTTCTACGCCCGCTACCCCAACACCTACCAGGAAGACCGCCTGCGCAACGACTGGCTGCTGCTGCTCGGCCAGCGCCGCGACTGGGACGGCTTTGCCGCCAACATCGCCGGCTTCCGCATGGGCGACGACGCCCAGGTGCGCTGCTACGCGGTGCTGGTCGACACGCTGCGCACCGGCACGGCCACGCAGGCGCAGGCCGACGAAGTGCGCCGCAACTGGTTTGCGCAAAAAGACAGCGACGACGGTTGCCTCACCGCGGCCGACCGCATGGTCGCGGCCCGTCTGATGAGCACCAACGACGCCTGGAAGAAGGCGCGCCTGGCCATCGAGGCCAACCGGCCCGCCGCCGCACGCGGTGCCGTCACCATCGCCGCACCCGATGCGCTGCCGCTGTTCGAAGAGGTCAACGCCAGCGCCGCCAAGTTCCTCACGGGCCGCGCCTTCGTGGCCGCCAAGTCGCGCAAGGAACTGGTGGTGCTCGCGCTCATCAAGATCGCGGTGGCCGACCCCGACCAGGGCGCCGCGCAGCTCGACAGCAAGTGGAGCCCGATGCTCTCCGCCGAAGAGCGCAACTGGGTCTGGGGCACCATCGGCCGCGCGGCCGCGAACAAGCTCTCGCCGATGGCCGTGAGCTACTTCGGCAACGTCACGAAGAACAGCGACCTGTCCGACGACATGCTCGGCTGGCGCGTGCGCGCCGCACTGCGCGCCAGCCAGTGGAAGGACGTCGCACTCGCCATCAACGCCATGAGCGACGCCGCCCAGCAAGACCCCACCTGGGTCTACTGGAAGGCCCGCGCGCTCAGCAGCGCCGGCGGCGACGAGCGCCGCGCGCAGGCCCGCGAGCTGTACACCAGCATCGCCGGCACGCGCGGCTTCTACGAAATGCTGGCGCTCGAAGAGCTGGGCCAGCGCGTCGTGGCGGCCACGCGGCCCGCGCCGCTCACGCCCGAAGAAAAGAACGCCGCGCGCACCAACCCCGGCTTGCAACGCGGCCTGCAGGCCATCGGCATGGGCCTGCGCTCCGAAGGCACGCGCGAGTGGAACTACGCCACCAACCTGCACGACAAGGGCGGCATGGACGACCGCGCCCTGCTGGCCGCCGCCGACCTGGCCTGCCAGCGCGAGGTGTGGGACCGCTGCATCAACACCAGCGAGCGCACCAAGGGCGTGATCGACGTCGAGCAGCGCTTTCCCATGCCCTTCCATGACACGGTGCTGCGCAAGAGCCAGGACATCGGCCTCGACCCGGCCTACGTGTACGGTCTGATCCGCCAGGAAAGCCGCTTCATCATGGATGCGCGCTCGGGCGTCGGCGCCTCGGGCCTGATGCAGGTCATGCCCGCCACGGCACGCTGGACCGCCCGCAAGATCGGCCTGACCGACTTCACGCCGGGCCAGATCAACGACCGCGAGACCAACATCACCATCGGCACCAACTACCTGAAGCTCGCGCTCGACGACTTCGACGGTTCGATGGCACTGGCCGCTGCGGCCTACAACGCCGGCCCGGGCCGGCCGCGCAACTGGCGCAACGGTCCGGTCATCGACGCCGCCATCTGGGCCGAGAACGTGCCCTTCAGCGAGACGCGCGACTACGTGAAGAAGGTGCTGGCCAACACCACCAACTACGCCGCGATCATCAGTGGCAAGCCGCAGTCGCTGAAGGAGCGCCTGGGCCGCGTGGGCCCGCGTAACGCCGCCGAGCCGGAACCCAACAAGGACCTGCCCTGA
- a CDS encoding MgtC/SapB family protein, giving the protein MSWRDEVLDTVASEFSDVGDVAQLTRISVRLLLAAVLGFFLGFEREQQGKAAGVRTHMLVAIGSALFVLIPQQTGIVPADMSRVIQGLVAGVGFLCAGTILKQGKDESHVQGLTTAAGLWMTAAIGMACGLGREVTAVFSALLALAVLSLVPRLVGLIERVVKPSTDASGPRVIVPPESRQGDER; this is encoded by the coding sequence ATGAGCTGGCGCGACGAGGTGCTCGACACCGTCGCGTCCGAATTTTCGGACGTGGGCGACGTCGCGCAACTCACGCGCATCTCGGTGCGGCTGCTGCTGGCGGCCGTGCTGGGCTTTTTTCTGGGCTTCGAGCGCGAGCAGCAGGGCAAGGCGGCCGGCGTGCGCACCCACATGCTGGTGGCCATCGGCTCGGCGTTGTTCGTGCTGATCCCGCAGCAGACCGGCATCGTGCCGGCCGACATGAGCCGCGTGATCCAGGGGCTGGTGGCCGGCGTCGGCTTCCTGTGCGCCGGCACCATCCTCAAGCAGGGCAAGGACGAATCCCACGTGCAGGGCCTCACCACCGCCGCCGGGCTCTGGATGACGGCCGCCATCGGCATGGCCTGCGGGCTCGGCCGCGAAGTCACGGCCGTGTTCAGCGCGCTGCTGGCGCTCGCGGTGCTGTCGCTGGTGCCGCGCCTCGTGGGCTTGATCGAGCGCGTCGTGAAACCATCCACGGACGCCTCCGGCCCGCGCGTGATCGTCCCGCCCGAATCCCGCCAGGGCGACGAACGCTGA
- a CDS encoding glutathione S-transferase family protein, whose amino-acid sequence MSKLYIGNKNYSSWSMRPWVLMTQAGIPFEEVMVRFDSFDATSQFKHVVGAINPVAKVPVLVDDDLAVWDTLAIAEYLAERFPEKQLWPQGVAERARARSVCAEMHSGFTNLRGNCPMNIEASLPEVGARLLAEQPGVQEDLDRIVQMWTELLETHGGPMLFGAFTIADAFFAPVGMRIRGYGLPVPPAIDAYIARVAALPGVAAWIAGALAEKTFVAFDEPYRTSRD is encoded by the coding sequence ATGTCCAAGCTCTACATCGGCAACAAGAATTACTCGTCGTGGTCCATGCGCCCCTGGGTGCTCATGACCCAGGCCGGCATTCCCTTCGAAGAGGTGATGGTGCGCTTCGACTCGTTCGACGCCACCTCGCAGTTCAAGCACGTGGTCGGCGCCATCAACCCGGTGGCCAAGGTGCCGGTGCTGGTCGACGACGACCTCGCCGTGTGGGACACCCTCGCCATCGCCGAGTACCTGGCCGAGCGCTTCCCCGAGAAGCAGCTGTGGCCCCAGGGCGTGGCCGAGCGGGCCCGCGCGCGCAGCGTCTGCGCCGAAATGCATTCGGGTTTCACCAACCTGCGCGGCAACTGCCCGATGAACATCGAGGCTTCGCTGCCCGAGGTGGGCGCGCGGCTCCTGGCCGAGCAGCCCGGCGTGCAGGAAGACCTCGACCGCATCGTGCAGATGTGGACCGAGCTGCTCGAGACGCACGGCGGCCCGATGCTGTTCGGCGCCTTCACCATCGCCGACGCCTTCTTCGCGCCGGTGGGCATGCGCATCCGCGGCTACGGCCTGCCGGTGCCGCCGGCCATCGACGCGTACATCGCGCGCGTGGCCGCCTTGCCGGGCGTCGCCGCGTGGATCGCGGGCGCCCTGGCCGAGAAGACCTTCGTGGCCTTCGACGAGCCTTACCGCACCTCGCGCGATTGA